One window from the genome of Prinia subflava isolate CZ2003 ecotype Zambia chromosome 2, Cam_Psub_1.2, whole genome shotgun sequence encodes:
- the E2F6 gene encoding transcription factor E2F6 isoform X3 has translation MAGPDRWERLRPLQPDTLRVSEAPMMNLDVYKDTQLVRRAMNGKRPRFDASLVLLTRRFMALLKKAPDGVLDLNEVATTLGVRKRRVYDITNVLDGIHLIQKRSKNLIQWIGNNLDQVVGKAPQQQNLRDELSDLSAMEEALDELIKNCAHQIFELIDDKENAKLAYVTYQDIRSIQAFQEQIVIAIKAPEETKLEIPVPKDDHIEVHVKSTKGPINVYLCEVEKEKPGAKTCEDMDTVTSENETEISFYPDEVRSPMEEKKPFEMPD, from the exons ATGGCCGGGCCCGACAGGTGGGAGCGCCTGAGGCCGCTGCAGCCGGACACGCTGCGTGTGAGTGAG gCACCAATGATGAACCTGGATGTGTACAAGGACACACAGCTTGTGAGAA GAGCTATGAATGGCAAAAGGCCTCGATTTGATGCATCCTTGGTGCTTTTGACACGAAGATTTATGGCTCTTCTCAAAAAAGCTCCAGACGGTGTCCTTGATTTAAATGAAGTAGCAACAACACTTGGAGTACGAAAACGAAGAGTGTATGACATCACCAATGTGTTGGATGGAATCCACTTGATCCAAAAAAGATCTAAGAATCTTATCCAGTGGAT AGGTAACAATCTTGACCAAGTTGTTGGAAAAGCACCACAACAGCAAAACCTTAGAGATGAACTTTCTGACTTATCAGCCATGGAAGAAGCTCTGGATGAATTGATCAAGAATTGTGCTCATCAGATATTTGAACTAATAGAtgacaaagaaaatgcaaa ACTAGCTTATGTGACATACCAAGATATCCGAAGCATTCAGGCATTTCAGGAACAGATTGTGATCGCAATCAAAGCTCCAGAGGAAACCAAATTGGAAATACCAGTTCCTAAAGAC GATCACATAGAAGTACATGTGAAGAGCACAAAAGGACCCATTAATGTGTATCTGTGTGAGGTGGAAAAAGAGAAGCCAGGAGCCAAAACTTGTGAAGATATGGATACTGTCACTAGTGAAAATGAAACTGAGATATCATTTTATCCTGATGAAG TAAGATCTCCgatggaagagaaaaaaccaTTTGAGATGCCAGATTAA
- the E2F6 gene encoding transcription factor E2F6 isoform X2, giving the protein MAGPDRWERLRPLQPDTLRAPMMNLDVYKDTQLVRRAMNGKRPRFDASLVLLTRRFMALLKKAPDGVLDLNEVATTLGVRKRRVYDITNVLDGIHLIQKRSKNLIQWIGNNLDQVVGKAPQQQNLRDELSDLSAMEEALDELIKNCAHQIFELIDDKENAKLAYVTYQDIRSIQAFQEQIVIAIKAPEETKLEIPVPKDDHIEVHVKSTKGPINVYLCEVEKEKPGAKTCEDMDTVTSENETEISFYPDEDLRWKRKNHLRCQINYNTKI; this is encoded by the exons ATGGCCGGGCCCGACAGGTGGGAGCGCCTGAGGCCGCTGCAGCCGGACACGCTGCGT gCACCAATGATGAACCTGGATGTGTACAAGGACACACAGCTTGTGAGAA GAGCTATGAATGGCAAAAGGCCTCGATTTGATGCATCCTTGGTGCTTTTGACACGAAGATTTATGGCTCTTCTCAAAAAAGCTCCAGACGGTGTCCTTGATTTAAATGAAGTAGCAACAACACTTGGAGTACGAAAACGAAGAGTGTATGACATCACCAATGTGTTGGATGGAATCCACTTGATCCAAAAAAGATCTAAGAATCTTATCCAGTGGAT AGGTAACAATCTTGACCAAGTTGTTGGAAAAGCACCACAACAGCAAAACCTTAGAGATGAACTTTCTGACTTATCAGCCATGGAAGAAGCTCTGGATGAATTGATCAAGAATTGTGCTCATCAGATATTTGAACTAATAGAtgacaaagaaaatgcaaa ACTAGCTTATGTGACATACCAAGATATCCGAAGCATTCAGGCATTTCAGGAACAGATTGTGATCGCAATCAAAGCTCCAGAGGAAACCAAATTGGAAATACCAGTTCCTAAAGAC GATCACATAGAAGTACATGTGAAGAGCACAAAAGGACCCATTAATGTGTATCTGTGTGAGGTGGAAAAAGAGAAGCCAGGAGCCAAAACTTGTGAAGATATGGATACTGTCACTAGTGAAAATGAAACTGAGATATCATTTTATCCTGATGAAG ATCTCCgatggaagagaaaaaaccaTTTGAGATGCCAGATTAATTACAACACAAAAATCTAA
- the E2F6 gene encoding transcription factor E2F6 isoform X4, producing the protein MMNLDVYKDTQLVRRAMNGKRPRFDASLVLLTRRFMALLKKAPDGVLDLNEVATTLGVRKRRVYDITNVLDGIHLIQKRSKNLIQWIGNNLDQVVGKAPQQQNLRDELSDLSAMEEALDELIKNCAHQIFELIDDKENAKLAYVTYQDIRSIQAFQEQIVIAIKAPEETKLEIPVPKDDHIEVHVKSTKGPINVYLCEVEKEKPGAKTCEDMDTVTSENETEISFYPDEDLRWKRKNHLRCQINYNTKI; encoded by the exons ATGATGAACCTGGATGTGTACAAGGACACACAGCTTGTGAGAA GAGCTATGAATGGCAAAAGGCCTCGATTTGATGCATCCTTGGTGCTTTTGACACGAAGATTTATGGCTCTTCTCAAAAAAGCTCCAGACGGTGTCCTTGATTTAAATGAAGTAGCAACAACACTTGGAGTACGAAAACGAAGAGTGTATGACATCACCAATGTGTTGGATGGAATCCACTTGATCCAAAAAAGATCTAAGAATCTTATCCAGTGGAT AGGTAACAATCTTGACCAAGTTGTTGGAAAAGCACCACAACAGCAAAACCTTAGAGATGAACTTTCTGACTTATCAGCCATGGAAGAAGCTCTGGATGAATTGATCAAGAATTGTGCTCATCAGATATTTGAACTAATAGAtgacaaagaaaatgcaaa ACTAGCTTATGTGACATACCAAGATATCCGAAGCATTCAGGCATTTCAGGAACAGATTGTGATCGCAATCAAAGCTCCAGAGGAAACCAAATTGGAAATACCAGTTCCTAAAGAC GATCACATAGAAGTACATGTGAAGAGCACAAAAGGACCCATTAATGTGTATCTGTGTGAGGTGGAAAAAGAGAAGCCAGGAGCCAAAACTTGTGAAGATATGGATACTGTCACTAGTGAAAATGAAACTGAGATATCATTTTATCCTGATGAAG ATCTCCgatggaagagaaaaaaccaTTTGAGATGCCAGATTAATTACAACACAAAAATCTAA
- the E2F6 gene encoding transcription factor E2F6 isoform X1: MAGPDRWERLRPLQPDTLRVSEAPMMNLDVYKDTQLVRRAMNGKRPRFDASLVLLTRRFMALLKKAPDGVLDLNEVATTLGVRKRRVYDITNVLDGIHLIQKRSKNLIQWIGNNLDQVVGKAPQQQNLRDELSDLSAMEEALDELIKNCAHQIFELIDDKENAKLAYVTYQDIRSIQAFQEQIVIAIKAPEETKLEIPVPKDDHIEVHVKSTKGPINVYLCEVEKEKPGAKTCEDMDTVTSENETEISFYPDEDLRWKRKNHLRCQINYNTKI, translated from the exons ATGGCCGGGCCCGACAGGTGGGAGCGCCTGAGGCCGCTGCAGCCGGACACGCTGCGTGTGAGTGAG gCACCAATGATGAACCTGGATGTGTACAAGGACACACAGCTTGTGAGAA GAGCTATGAATGGCAAAAGGCCTCGATTTGATGCATCCTTGGTGCTTTTGACACGAAGATTTATGGCTCTTCTCAAAAAAGCTCCAGACGGTGTCCTTGATTTAAATGAAGTAGCAACAACACTTGGAGTACGAAAACGAAGAGTGTATGACATCACCAATGTGTTGGATGGAATCCACTTGATCCAAAAAAGATCTAAGAATCTTATCCAGTGGAT AGGTAACAATCTTGACCAAGTTGTTGGAAAAGCACCACAACAGCAAAACCTTAGAGATGAACTTTCTGACTTATCAGCCATGGAAGAAGCTCTGGATGAATTGATCAAGAATTGTGCTCATCAGATATTTGAACTAATAGAtgacaaagaaaatgcaaa ACTAGCTTATGTGACATACCAAGATATCCGAAGCATTCAGGCATTTCAGGAACAGATTGTGATCGCAATCAAAGCTCCAGAGGAAACCAAATTGGAAATACCAGTTCCTAAAGAC GATCACATAGAAGTACATGTGAAGAGCACAAAAGGACCCATTAATGTGTATCTGTGTGAGGTGGAAAAAGAGAAGCCAGGAGCCAAAACTTGTGAAGATATGGATACTGTCACTAGTGAAAATGAAACTGAGATATCATTTTATCCTGATGAAG ATCTCCgatggaagagaaaaaaccaTTTGAGATGCCAGATTAATTACAACACAAAAATCTAA